A single region of the Dunckerocampus dactyliophorus isolate RoL2022-P2 chromosome 3, RoL_Ddac_1.1, whole genome shotgun sequence genome encodes:
- the LOC129178282 gene encoding gastrula zinc finger protein XlCGF17.1-like, with protein sequence MEQEEPEPPHIKVEEEEPQPPHIKEEKEEPKPPYIKEEEEEHSISKEEEHFEELEEFPVLGVPVKSEDDEVKGESEEKREVEPPSSSSTQHMTTEADGDHCGGSQADNLLAPLSDSDDGDDDENSKADMTCHTDNTHFKCSQCDKTFNHRCSLKRHMRNHTGEKPFKCSFCGKRLSRKADLTMHTRTHTGEQPFSCSVCGLTFFRSQHLKIHMTIHTGEKPFTCSICGIGFVRNGDLTTHTRRHTGEKPFCCSICGVGFVRSENLKTHMRRHTGEKPFSCSVCGKSFVENQYLRKHMRTHTGEKPYSCSRCNKSFSDRTTFVRHTRTHTGEKVFSCSVCGERFSYKYQLNNHKCAGENSSSK encoded by the coding sequence atggagcaggaggagccagaGCCCCCTCACATTAAAGtcgaagaggaggagccacagcccccccacattaaagaagaaaaggagGAGCCAAAGCCCCcctacattaaagaggaagaggaggagcacaGCATCAGTAAGGAGGAGGAGCATTTTGAAGAACTGGAGGAATTTCCAGTGCTTGGTGtccctgtgaagagtgaagatgatgaagtcaaaggtgaaagtgaggagaagagagaggtggagcctccaagcagcagctcaactcaacacatgacaacagaagctgatggagaccactgtggaggctcacaagcagacaacctcttagctccactatcagatagtgatgatggtgatgatgatgaaaactCGAaggctgatatgacatgtcacactgacaacacacactttaaatgctctcagtGTGACAAAACCTTTAATCACCGTTGCAgtctgaaaagacacatgagaaatcacacaggagaaaaaccattCAAGTGTTcattttgtggtaaaagattatCTCGGAAGGCAGATTTGACAAtgcacacaagaacacacactggagagcaacctttttcttgttcagtgtgtggtctAACTTTTTTTCGAAgtcaacatttgaaaatacacatgacaatacacactggagaaaaacctttcacgTGTTCAATCTGTGGTATAGGTTTTGTACGAAATGGAGAtttgacaacacacacaagaagacacactggagagaaacctttttgcTGTTCAATCTGTGGCGTAGGTTTTGTACGGAGTGAAaatttgaaaacacacatgagaagacacactggagagaaacctttttcctgttcagtgtgtggtaaaagcttTGTGGAAAATCAATATTTGAgaaaacacatgagaacacacaccggagaaaaaccatattcctgttcgAGGTGCAACAAAAGCTTTTCTGACCGAACAACATTTGTaagacacacaagaacacacactggtgagaaagtgtttagttgcagtgtgtgtggtgaaagatTCTCTTATAAATACCAGCTTAACAACcacaagtgtgctggtgagaacagcagcagtaaatga